The following proteins are encoded in a genomic region of Shinella zoogloeoides:
- a CDS encoding DUF2840 domain-containing protein, producing MTGNAAYRLRGRPLPNGPAPFTTLVELTWIEKRIECWIRFGQESYEQKLDRRRRLVGFAPETIFCLVRWAANEHGTIISRVDIVRAVDRGEPFQTLPFVRPGGDILLKIDGWPKVERVLQIVDAIEAQGIDPAEVSPDHWRHVHNRLAAGHEPRAYTVTRHKAFLLRRRAEP from the coding sequence ATGACCGGCAATGCGGCCTACCGCTTGCGCGGCCGTCCGCTGCCGAACGGACCGGCGCCCTTCACCACGCTCGTCGAACTCACCTGGATCGAGAAGCGGATCGAGTGCTGGATCAGGTTCGGCCAGGAGAGCTACGAGCAGAAGCTCGACCGCCGCCGCAGGCTCGTCGGCTTCGCGCCCGAGACGATCTTCTGCCTCGTGCGCTGGGCCGCCAACGAGCACGGCACGATCATCTCGCGCGTCGACATCGTGCGCGCCGTCGACCGAGGCGAGCCGTTCCAGACGCTGCCATTCGTGCGGCCCGGCGGCGACATCCTGCTCAAGATCGACGGCTGGCCGAAGGTTGAGCGCGTGCTCCAGATCGTCGACGCGATCGAGGCGCAGGGCATCGATCCCGCCGAGGTTTCGCCCGACCACTGGCGGCACGTCCACAACCGGCTCGCCGCGGGTCACGAACCGCGCGCCTACACCGTCACCCGGCACAAGGCGTTTCTCCTGCGCCGGAGGGCGGAGCCATGA
- a CDS encoding S26 family signal peptidase: MTRLGYAVVTCLAATGAVAAAIVPAPTRLIWNATASAPVGFYTVEPAVALEVPDLVAVLPPEPLASFMVARGYVGRGVPLLKRVLGLPGQRVCRTGRTITVDAVEMGEALERDRMGRDLPAWQGCRVIGDGELFLMNDVRDSLDGRYFGALPASAVIGRAMPLYTDDDGDGRFVWRAPTR, from the coding sequence ATGACCCGCCTCGGCTACGCCGTCGTGACGTGCCTCGCGGCCACGGGCGCGGTCGCGGCGGCGATCGTCCCGGCGCCGACACGGCTGATCTGGAACGCGACCGCCAGCGCGCCAGTCGGATTCTACACGGTCGAGCCCGCCGTTGCCCTGGAAGTACCGGATCTGGTCGCCGTGCTGCCGCCCGAGCCGCTCGCGAGCTTCATGGTCGCGCGCGGCTATGTCGGTCGCGGCGTGCCGCTCCTCAAGCGCGTGCTCGGCCTGCCGGGGCAAAGGGTCTGCCGCACCGGGCGCACCATCACGGTCGACGCGGTGGAGATGGGCGAGGCGCTGGAGCGCGACCGTATGGGCCGCGACCTGCCCGCCTGGCAGGGCTGCCGGGTGATCGGCGACGGCGAACTCTTCCTCATGAACGACGTCCGCGACAGCCTCGATGGCCGCTACTTCGGCGCGCTTCCCGCCTCGGCGGTCATCGGCCGCGCGATGCCTCTCTACACCGATGACGACGGCGATGGCCGCTTCGTCTGGCGCGCGCCGACGCGGTGA
- a CDS encoding relaxase/mobilization nuclease domain-containing protein, translating to MSAEDDFRIRPGRIRSSKAERARPFIAQALAAAQKAGGRVSRSGRITPGNRSQFGRGRRASVQANRVLTRRSRNVVIKTRVVRHSARAAPLAAHLKYLQRDGVTRDGEKARLFGAELDEVDARDFAERCEDDRHHFRFIVSPEDAGRMTDLRDFARDLMSQMEKDLGTKLDWVGVDHWNTDNPHVHIILRGRTDDGQDLVIARDYIKEGMRARAQDLVTQDLGLRSDLEIRGHLERQVEAERWTDLDRQLARDGYRTGVIDVAPHPDRQPDEYLPLKVGRLRKLESLGLAEEIGPGQWTISDKAEPTLRELGERGDIIKRMHRALAERGIERGTASYVLAAESLDDPIVGRLVERGLDDELKGTAYAVVDGVDGRTHHIKFPDLDSTGDSAPGSIVELRKFDDAQGRRRVALAVRSDLDIGRQVTATGATWLDRQNIAREPASLSEGGFGAEVRDALDRRAERLIEQGFAERHGRSVIFNRNLLRTLRQREVDALGEQIAAQTGRVFNHSAGGEYVAGTYRQRFTLASGRFAMIDDGLGFQLVPWSPSLEKQLARHVSGVARGDGGVDWSFGRKRGLGL from the coding sequence ATGAGCGCCGAGGACGATTTCCGCATCCGCCCTGGCCGCATCCGCTCTTCGAAGGCGGAGCGCGCCAGACCGTTCATCGCTCAGGCGCTCGCTGCCGCGCAGAAGGCCGGCGGGCGCGTCTCGCGCTCCGGCCGGATCACGCCCGGCAACCGCTCGCAGTTCGGGCGCGGCCGGCGCGCCAGCGTGCAGGCGAACCGCGTGCTCACGCGCCGCTCGCGCAACGTGGTGATCAAGACCCGCGTGGTCCGGCACTCGGCGCGCGCCGCTCCGCTCGCCGCCCATCTCAAATATCTCCAGCGTGACGGCGTGACCCGCGACGGCGAGAAGGCCCGCCTGTTCGGCGCCGAGCTGGACGAGGTGGACGCCCGCGACTTCGCCGAGCGCTGCGAGGACGACCGGCACCACTTCCGCTTCATCGTCTCACCCGAAGACGCCGGGCGCATGACCGATCTGAGGGACTTCGCCCGCGATCTCATGAGCCAGATGGAAAAGGACCTCGGCACGAAGCTCGATTGGGTCGGCGTCGATCACTGGAACACCGACAACCCGCACGTCCACATCATCCTGCGCGGCCGCACGGACGACGGGCAGGACCTCGTGATCGCCCGCGACTACATCAAGGAGGGGATGCGAGCACGCGCGCAGGATCTCGTGACGCAGGACCTCGGCCTGCGCAGCGATCTCGAAATCCGCGGCCATCTGGAGCGGCAGGTCGAGGCCGAGCGCTGGACCGATCTCGACCGGCAGCTCGCGCGCGACGGCTATCGCACCGGCGTCATCGACGTCGCGCCGCATCCCGACCGCCAGCCCGACGAATATCTCCCGCTCAAGGTCGGCCGGCTGCGCAAGCTCGAATCCCTCGGCCTCGCCGAAGAGATCGGCCCCGGCCAGTGGACGATCTCGGACAAGGCCGAGCCGACGCTGCGCGAACTCGGAGAGCGCGGCGACATCATCAAGCGCATGCACCGTGCGCTCGCCGAACGCGGCATCGAGCGTGGCACGGCGAGCTATGTGCTCGCGGCCGAGAGCCTTGACGACCCGATCGTCGGCCGGCTGGTCGAGCGCGGCCTGGATGACGAGCTGAAGGGCACAGCCTATGCCGTGGTCGATGGCGTCGACGGCCGCACCCATCACATCAAGTTCCCCGATCTCGACTCGACCGGCGACAGCGCGCCGGGATCGATCGTCGAGCTGCGCAAGTTCGACGACGCGCAGGGGCGCCGCCGCGTCGCTCTCGCCGTCCGCTCCGACCTCGACATCGGCCGGCAGGTCACGGCGACCGGCGCGACCTGGCTCGACCGGCAGAACATTGCCCGCGAGCCGGCGTCGCTCTCGGAGGGCGGCTTCGGCGCGGAGGTGCGCGACGCGCTCGACCGCCGCGCCGAGCGCCTGATCGAGCAGGGCTTTGCCGAGCGGCACGGCCGCAGCGTGATCTTCAACCGCAACCTCCTGCGTACCCTGCGACAGCGCGAGGTCGACGCGCTCGGCGAGCAGATCGCCGCGCAGACGGGGCGCGTGTTCAACCATTCCGCCGGCGGCGAATACGTCGCCGGGACCTATCGCCAGCGTTTCACGCTCGCCTCTGGCCGCTTCGCCATGATCGACGACGGCCTCGGCTTCCAGCTCGTGCCCTGGTCGCCCTCGCTCGAAAAGCAGCTCGCCAGGCACGTCTCCGGCGTCGCGCGCGGGGACGGCGGCGTCGACTGGAGTTTTGGCCGCAAGCGCGGGCTCGGCCTCTGA
- a CDS encoding conjugal transfer protein TraG has translation MSATKILWGQILTVFLIVLATTWTATQWTAWRLGFQAQLGTPWFELAGWPVYYPPSFFLWWYFYDAYAPSVFMEGGLVAASGGFIAIAVAIGMSVWRARENKEVETFGSARWARPEEITAARLLDPDGVVLGRMDRSYLRHDGPEHVMCFAPTRSGKGVGLVVPTLLTWPGSCVVHDIKGENWSLTAGFRSRHGRVLLFDPTNARSSAYNPLLEVRKGQWEVRDVQNIADILVDPEGSLEKRNHWEKTSHALLVGAILHVLYAEKDKTLAGVAAFLSDPKRTIEATLDAMMRTAHLGEAGPHPVVASAARELLNKSDNERSGVLSTAMSFLGLYRDPVVAEVTRRCDWRIGDIVGAARPTTLYLVVPPSDINRTKPLIRLILNQIGRRLTEELETRGDRHRLLLMLDEFPALGRLDFFESALAFMAGYGLKSFLIAQSLNQIEKAYGPNNSILDNCHVRVAFATNDERTAKRVSDALGTATEMRAMKNYAGHRLSPWLGHLMVSRSETARPLLTPGEIMQLPPADEIVMVAGTPPIRAKKARYFEDPRFQERVLPPPALVSENVEPDDWSSLPLPQRPEVDLTPVSGVGEDDDDPTESERRHQPELSRVKTVEKKEPIDNEFGGDPGDDSEDDTVRNSRMNRLMRQVARQASLDPNDGIDL, from the coding sequence ATGTCCGCCACGAAAATCCTCTGGGGCCAGATCCTCACCGTCTTCCTGATCGTCCTCGCGACGACATGGACGGCGACGCAGTGGACCGCGTGGCGGCTCGGGTTTCAGGCGCAGCTCGGCACCCCATGGTTCGAACTCGCCGGATGGCCGGTCTACTATCCGCCGTCCTTCTTCCTGTGGTGGTACTTCTACGACGCTTATGCGCCGTCCGTTTTCATGGAAGGCGGCCTCGTCGCGGCATCAGGCGGCTTCATCGCCATCGCCGTTGCCATCGGCATGTCGGTCTGGCGGGCGCGCGAGAACAAGGAGGTCGAAACCTTCGGCTCGGCGCGATGGGCGCGGCCGGAGGAGATCACCGCCGCGCGTCTTCTCGACCCGGATGGCGTGGTGCTCGGCCGGATGGATCGCTCCTATCTGCGCCATGACGGGCCGGAGCATGTCATGTGTTTCGCCCCGACCCGATCCGGCAAGGGCGTCGGCCTCGTCGTGCCGACCCTGCTGACCTGGCCGGGAAGCTGCGTCGTCCACGACATCAAGGGCGAGAACTGGAGCCTGACCGCCGGCTTCCGTTCGCGGCACGGCCGCGTCCTCCTGTTCGATCCGACCAATGCGCGCTCCTCGGCCTACAATCCTCTGCTCGAGGTGCGAAAGGGCCAGTGGGAGGTCCGCGACGTCCAGAACATCGCCGACATTCTCGTCGACCCGGAGGGCTCGCTGGAGAAGCGGAACCACTGGGAGAAGACCAGCCACGCGCTTCTGGTCGGCGCGATCCTCCATGTCCTCTATGCCGAGAAGGACAAGACGCTCGCCGGTGTCGCCGCCTTTCTCTCCGATCCGAAGCGGACGATCGAAGCCACGCTCGACGCGATGATGCGAACGGCGCATCTGGGCGAGGCCGGGCCGCACCCTGTCGTCGCCAGCGCGGCGCGCGAGCTGCTCAACAAATCCGATAACGAACGCTCGGGTGTGCTCTCCACCGCGATGTCGTTCCTCGGCCTCTACCGCGATCCGGTCGTGGCCGAGGTGACGCGCCGCTGCGACTGGCGGATCGGCGATATCGTCGGCGCTGCGCGCCCGACGACGCTCTATCTCGTGGTCCCGCCTTCCGACATCAACCGGACCAAGCCGCTGATCCGGTTGATCCTCAACCAGATCGGCCGCCGGCTCACCGAGGAGCTGGAGACGAGGGGCGATCGCCATCGTCTGCTCCTCATGCTCGACGAGTTTCCCGCACTCGGCCGGCTGGATTTTTTTGAGAGTGCGTTAGCCTTCATGGCGGGATACGGGCTGAAGAGCTTCCTGATCGCGCAGTCGCTGAACCAGATCGAGAAAGCCTACGGGCCGAACAATTCGATCCTCGACAACTGCCATGTCCGCGTCGCCTTCGCCACGAATGACGAGCGGACGGCCAAGCGTGTCTCCGACGCGCTCGGCACGGCGACCGAGATGCGGGCGATGAAGAATTATGCCGGGCACAGGTTGAGCCCTTGGCTCGGCCACCTGATGGTGTCGCGCTCGGAGACGGCGCGACCGCTGCTCACGCCCGGCGAGATCATGCAGCTTCCGCCCGCCGACGAAATCGTCATGGTGGCGGGCACGCCGCCGATCCGGGCGAAGAAGGCCCGCTACTTCGAGGACCCGCGTTTTCAGGAAAGGGTCCTGCCGCCCCCGGCGCTGGTCTCCGAGAATGTCGAGCCGGACGACTGGAGCAGCCTGCCCCTGCCGCAGCGGCCGGAGGTCGATCTGACCCCGGTCTCCGGCGTTGGCGAGGATGACGACGATCCGACCGAATCCGAGCGGCGGCACCAGCCTGAACTCAGCCGCGTCAAAACCGTCGAGAAAAAGGAGCCGATCGACAACGAGTTCGGCGGCGATCCCGGCGACGACAGCGAGGACGATACCGTTCGCAACAGCCGGATGAACCGGCTTATGCGGCAGGTCGCGCGGCAGGCTTCGCTCGATCCCAATGACGGCATCGACCTGTGA
- the trbB gene encoding P-type conjugative transfer ATPase TrbB, producing MLRTALGPAIAGFLEDPAVVEVMLNPDGRLWIDRLSEGLADTGERLSAADGERIVRLVAHHVGAEVHAGAPRVSAELPESGERFEGLLPPVVSAPAFAIRKPAVAVFTLADYVASGIMSADQAQTLRMAVQSRANILVAGGTSTGKTTLTNALLAEVAKGADRVVIIEDTRELQCAAPNLVAMRTKEGVVTLSDLVRSSLRLRPDRIPIGEVRGAEALDLLKAWGTGHPGGIGTIHAGTAIGALRRLEQLIQEAVVTVPRALIAETIDLVAVLAGRGSGRRLAQLARVEGLTADGDYHVIPATQPPTGEP from the coding sequence ATGCTCCGTACCGCGCTCGGACCCGCAATCGCCGGGTTTCTGGAGGACCCCGCGGTTGTCGAGGTAATGCTCAATCCCGATGGGCGGCTCTGGATCGACCGGCTCTCCGAAGGGCTGGCCGATACGGGGGAGCGGCTGTCGGCGGCCGATGGCGAGCGCATCGTGCGGCTCGTCGCGCATCATGTCGGCGCGGAGGTCCATGCCGGAGCGCCGCGCGTCTCGGCCGAGCTGCCCGAGAGCGGCGAGCGGTTCGAGGGCCTTCTTCCTCCCGTGGTCTCCGCGCCCGCCTTCGCGATCAGAAAGCCGGCCGTCGCGGTATTCACCCTCGCCGATTACGTCGCCTCCGGCATCATGTCCGCCGACCAGGCGCAGACGCTACGCATGGCGGTCCAGTCACGCGCCAACATCCTTGTCGCCGGCGGCACGTCGACCGGCAAGACGACGCTGACCAACGCCTTGCTGGCCGAAGTGGCGAAGGGCGCGGATCGCGTGGTCATCATCGAAGACACCCGCGAGCTGCAATGCGCCGCGCCGAACCTCGTCGCCATGCGGACCAAAGAGGGCGTCGTCACCCTCTCCGATCTCGTGCGCTCGTCGCTGCGCCTGCGCCCTGACCGCATTCCCATCGGCGAGGTGCGCGGCGCCGAGGCCCTCGATCTTCTCAAGGCATGGGGCACCGGACATCCCGGCGGCATCGGCACCATCCATGCCGGCACGGCGATCGGCGCGTTGCGCCGCCTCGAACAGCTCATTCAGGAAGCCGTCGTCACCGTCCCGCGCGCCCTGATCGCCGAGACCATCGATCTCGTCGCCGTGCTCGCCGGCCGAGGCTCCGGCCGCCGTCTCGCCCAGCTCGCCCGCGTCGAAGGGCTCACCGCCGACGGCGACTACCACGTCATTCCCGCAACTCAGCCCCCCACAGGAGAACCTTGA
- the trbJ gene encoding P-type conjugative transfer protein TrbJ, protein MTPTSPRISAALLAATVLSVPLAVAPVLTTPAHAWKIVYDPTNYAQNVLQAARALEQITNQITSLQNEAQMLINQAKNLASLPFSSLQQLQQSVQRTQQLLSQAQNIAFDVGQIDQAFKTQYGNASLTASDAKLIEDAKTRWQNTVGGLQDAMRVQATVVGNIDTNRTQMSALVGQSQGATGALQATQAGNQLLALQAQQLADLTAVIAANGRAQALTDAERSAAAEQGREQRRRFLTPGSGYQPGNAKMFNGN, encoded by the coding sequence ATGACGCCCACCTCGCCTCGCATCTCCGCCGCCCTGCTTGCCGCCACCGTGCTGTCCGTACCGCTCGCCGTCGCTCCGGTCCTGACCACCCCGGCACACGCCTGGAAGATCGTCTACGATCCGACCAATTACGCCCAGAACGTCCTTCAGGCCGCCCGCGCGCTGGAGCAGATCACCAACCAGATCACGTCGCTCCAGAACGAGGCGCAGATGCTCATCAACCAGGCGAAGAACCTGGCGAGCCTGCCGTTCTCCTCGCTCCAGCAGCTCCAGCAGTCCGTGCAGCGCACGCAGCAGCTCCTGAGCCAGGCGCAGAACATCGCATTCGACGTCGGCCAGATCGATCAGGCGTTCAAGACGCAATACGGCAACGCCTCGCTGACCGCCTCGGACGCCAAGCTGATCGAGGACGCGAAGACCCGCTGGCAGAACACCGTCGGCGGTCTGCAGGACGCCATGCGCGTCCAGGCCACCGTTGTCGGCAACATCGACACCAACCGTACCCAGATGTCGGCGCTGGTCGGGCAGAGCCAGGGCGCGACCGGCGCACTTCAGGCAACCCAGGCCGGCAACCAGCTCCTCGCCCTTCAGGCGCAGCAGCTCGCCGACCTGACCGCCGTGATCGCCGCGAACGGCCGGGCGCAGGCGCTCACCGACGCCGAGCGTTCAGCGGCCGCCGAGCAGGGACGCGAGCAGCGCCGCCGCTTCCTCACGCCCGGCTCCGGCTACCAGCCGGGAAACGCCAAGATGTTCAACGGCAACTGA
- a CDS encoding DUF736 domain-containing protein has product MAHLGHFTRTETGFEGRFHALGIDEPLTFVPAEPLETENAPQYRILLGDQDGLDIGAGWSHVGERAGEFVSVDLYSPLFGGILRANLFRDPDDETVWGLHVTPSKKKRAED; this is encoded by the coding sequence ATGGCGCATCTCGGCCACTTCACCCGCACAGAAACCGGCTTCGAAGGGCGCTTCCACGCGCTCGGCATCGACGAGCCGCTCACTTTCGTTCCAGCCGAACCATTGGAGACCGAGAACGCGCCGCAATACCGCATCCTGCTCGGCGATCAGGACGGTCTCGACATTGGCGCGGGCTGGTCGCATGTCGGCGAACGCGCTGGCGAGTTCGTCTCCGTCGACCTCTACAGCCCGCTCTTTGGCGGCATTCTGCGCGCCAATCTCTTCCGCGACCCCGACGACGAGACGGTCTGGGGCCTGCACGTCACTCCCTCGAAGAAGAAGCGGGCGGAGGACTGA
- the trbE gene encoding conjugal transfer protein TrbE: MMNLAEYRRTSARLADYLPWAALVGAGVVLNKDGSFQRTARFRGPDLDSAVAAELVAVAARLNNAFRRLGSGWAIFVEAQRSEAATYPDSRFPDPASSLVDSERKADFEEEGAHFVSSYFLTMLYLPPAEEAARTEAWLYEGRERSGVDPHEALRAFTDRTDRILALLDGFMPECAWLDDGETLTYLHSTISTNRHRVRVPEAPMYLDALLADQPLTGGLEPRLGEQHLRILTIVGFPTATTPGILDELNRLAFEYRWSTRAILLDKTDAIRLLTKIRRQWFAKRKSIAAILKEVMTNEQSVLVDTDAANKAQDADLALQELGQDFAGEAYITATVTVWDGDARVADEKLRLVEKVIQGRDFTCMPETINAVDAWLGSLPGHVYGNVRQPPVNTLNLAHMMPLSAVWAGPERDEHLGAPPLLYGRTEGSTPFRLSIHVGDVGHTLVVGPTGAGKSVLLALMALQFRRYKRSQVFAFDFGGSIRASALAMGGDWHDLGGDLTDGSETSVSLQPLARIHEVPERAWAADWIVAILMREGVQITPEVKEHLWTALTSLASAPVGERTITGLAVLLQSNDLKQALRPYCVGGPYGRLLDAESEHLGSASVQAFEIEGLVGTGSAAAVLAYLFHRIGDRLDGRPTLLIIDEGWLALDDDGFSGQLREWLKTLRKKNASVIFATQSLSDIDGSSIAPAIIESCLTRLLLPNERAVEPQITAIYRRFGLNDRQIELIARATPKRDYYCQSRRGNRMFELGLSEVGLALCAASSKSDQTLIDQIVAEHGRDGFLPAWLAARDVAWAADLIPDLVNFDPQPEQEN; encoded by the coding sequence ATGATGAACCTTGCCGAATACCGCCGCACCTCCGCCCGCCTCGCTGATTACCTGCCCTGGGCCGCGCTCGTCGGCGCCGGCGTCGTCCTCAACAAGGATGGCTCGTTCCAGCGCACGGCGCGCTTTCGCGGGCCGGATCTGGATTCCGCCGTGGCGGCCGAACTGGTCGCCGTCGCCGCCCGCCTCAACAACGCCTTCCGCCGCCTCGGCTCCGGCTGGGCGATCTTCGTCGAGGCGCAGCGGTCCGAGGCCGCGACCTATCCCGACAGCCGCTTTCCCGATCCCGCCTCATCGTTGGTCGATTCCGAGCGCAAGGCCGATTTCGAGGAAGAGGGCGCGCATTTCGTGTCCAGCTATTTCCTCACCATGCTTTACCTGCCGCCCGCCGAGGAAGCCGCCCGCACGGAAGCGTGGCTCTATGAAGGCCGGGAGCGCTCCGGCGTCGATCCTCATGAGGCGCTGCGCGCCTTCACCGACCGCACCGATCGCATCCTGGCACTGCTCGACGGCTTCATGCCGGAATGCGCATGGCTCGATGACGGCGAGACGCTCACCTACCTGCATTCGACAATTTCGACCAACCGGCACCGCGTCCGCGTGCCGGAGGCACCGATGTACCTCGATGCGCTGCTCGCCGACCAGCCGCTCACCGGCGGGCTGGAGCCGCGCCTGGGCGAGCAACATCTTCGCATCCTCACCATTGTCGGATTTCCGACCGCGACGACGCCCGGCATTCTCGACGAGCTGAACCGGCTCGCCTTCGAATATCGCTGGTCGACGCGCGCGATCCTCCTCGACAAGACCGATGCCATCCGCCTCCTGACCAAGATCAGGCGGCAGTGGTTCGCCAAGCGCAAATCGATCGCCGCGATCCTCAAGGAGGTGATGACCAACGAGCAATCCGTGCTCGTCGACACCGACGCCGCGAACAAGGCGCAGGATGCGGATCTCGCGCTTCAGGAACTCGGCCAGGACTTCGCCGGAGAAGCATACATCACCGCCACCGTGACCGTCTGGGACGGCGACGCCCGCGTGGCCGACGAGAAGCTGCGGCTGGTCGAGAAGGTGATCCAGGGCCGCGATTTCACCTGCATGCCCGAGACCATCAACGCCGTGGATGCCTGGCTCGGCAGCCTGCCCGGCCACGTCTACGGAAATGTCCGGCAGCCGCCGGTCAACACCCTCAACCTTGCCCACATGATGCCGCTCAGCGCCGTGTGGGCGGGGCCGGAACGGGACGAGCATCTCGGCGCGCCCCCGCTGCTGTATGGCAGGACCGAAGGCTCGACCCCGTTCCGGCTTTCAATTCACGTCGGCGATGTCGGCCATACGCTCGTCGTCGGCCCGACCGGCGCAGGCAAGTCCGTGCTGCTCGCGCTCATGGCCTTGCAGTTCCGTCGTTACAAGCGCTCGCAGGTCTTCGCCTTCGATTTCGGGGGCAGCATCCGCGCCTCGGCGCTCGCCATGGGCGGCGACTGGCACGATCTCGGCGGCGACCTGACCGATGGCTCGGAAACCTCGGTTTCCCTCCAGCCGCTCGCCCGCATCCATGAGGTGCCGGAACGCGCCTGGGCGGCCGACTGGATCGTCGCCATCCTGATGCGCGAGGGCGTGCAGATCACACCGGAGGTCAAGGAGCACCTCTGGACCGCGCTGACCTCGCTCGCCTCCGCGCCGGTCGGGGAGCGCACCATCACCGGCCTTGCCGTGCTGCTCCAGTCGAACGACCTGAAACAGGCGCTGCGCCCCTACTGCGTCGGCGGTCCATATGGCCGCCTGCTCGACGCCGAGAGCGAGCATCTCGGCTCGGCGTCCGTACAGGCGTTCGAGATCGAGGGGCTAGTCGGAACCGGCTCCGCCGCGGCGGTGCTGGCTTATCTCTTCCATCGCATCGGCGACCGGCTCGACGGCCGGCCGACGCTCCTGATCATCGACGAAGGCTGGCTGGCGCTCGACGACGACGGCTTTTCCGGCCAGCTCCGCGAATGGCTGAAGACGCTGCGCAAGAAGAACGCCAGCGTGATCTTCGCCACGCAATCGCTGTCCGACATCGATGGCAGCAGCATTGCGCCCGCCATCATCGAAAGCTGCCTGACCCGGTTGCTCCTGCCGAATGAACGCGCGGTCGAGCCCCAGATCACGGCGATCTATCGGCGCTTCGGCCTCAACGACCGCCAGATCGAGCTGATCGCCCGCGCCACGCCGAAGCGCGACTACTACTGCCAGTCGCGGCGCGGCAACCGGATGTTCGAGCTGGGCCTGTCGGAAGTCGGGCTCGCGCTTTGCGCGGCCTCCTCGAAATCCGACCAGACCCTCATCGACCAGATCGTCGCCGAACACGGCCGCGACGGCTTCCTGCCCGCGTGGCTCGCGGCGCGCGACGTCGCATGGGCCGCGGACCTCATCCCCGATCTCGTCAACTTCGACCCCCAGCCCGAACAGGAGAACTGA
- a CDS encoding TrbC/VirB2 family protein, producing the protein MMMSAAPSAHASGSSMPWEAPLQKILESVEGPVAKIVAVIIIIVTGLTLAFGDTAGGFRRLIQIVFGLSIAFAASSFFLSFFSFGGGALI; encoded by the coding sequence ATGATGATGTCGGCCGCGCCGTCCGCCCACGCCTCCGGCTCCTCGATGCCGTGGGAAGCGCCGCTTCAGAAGATCCTCGAATCCGTCGAAGGGCCGGTCGCGAAAATCGTGGCCGTGATCATTATCATCGTGACGGGTCTGACGCTCGCCTTCGGCGATACGGCCGGCGGCTTCCGCCGTCTCATCCAGATCGTCTTCGGCCTGTCGATCGCGTTCGCGGCCAGTTCCTTCTTCCTCTCCTTCTTCTCGTTCGGCGGCGGGGCGCTCATCTGA
- a CDS encoding VirB3 family type IV secretion system protein — protein sequence MAAGFEQLDAVPGFSVPVHRALTEHILLGGAPRSIAIMNGTLAGAVGLGLRLWLVGLAIWMIGHLTAVWAAKRDPLFVEVGRRHLRIPGHLSV from the coding sequence ATGGCGGCCGGCTTCGAACAGCTCGACGCCGTGCCGGGGTTCTCGGTTCCCGTCCATCGCGCGCTGACCGAGCACATCCTGCTCGGCGGCGCGCCGCGCTCGATCGCCATCATGAACGGGACGCTCGCCGGCGCCGTCGGCCTTGGCCTGCGGCTCTGGCTGGTCGGGCTCGCGATCTGGATGATCGGCCATCTCACCGCCGTCTGGGCGGCCAAGCGCGATCCGCTCTTCGTGGAGGTCGGGCGCCGACATCTGCGCATCCCCGGCCACCTGTCGGTGTGA
- a CDS encoding lytic transglycosylase domain-containing protein: MVPVQPSASVGPPSAARRPALLLLLSGLIFAAPSAFPAYAQTVQPARNAAADPHAAHVAEASRRFAIPQAWIVAVKRAESAGDMRAVSPAGAMGLMQIMPATWAELRGRYGLGRDPFAPRDNILAGTAYLREMLDRYGNVAAMLAAYNAGPARLDQHLATGRALPAETRAYVAAILPAIGVKADLRAAAMLRGKRRGWRDAPLFVGAPGDAAASLPARRQPAVAPQSGDLFIARSGAGGPR, from the coding sequence ATGGTGCCGGTCCAACCTTCCGCCAGCGTCGGACCACCTTCCGCCGCCCGACGCCCAGCACTCCTCCTTCTTCTTTCCGGCCTGATCTTCGCCGCGCCCTCGGCGTTCCCGGCTTACGCGCAGACCGTGCAGCCGGCGCGCAACGCGGCCGCCGATCCGCATGCCGCCCACGTTGCCGAGGCGTCGCGACGCTTCGCCATTCCGCAGGCGTGGATCGTCGCGGTAAAGCGCGCCGAAAGCGCCGGCGACATGCGCGCCGTGTCCCCGGCCGGTGCGATGGGCCTGATGCAGATCATGCCCGCGACCTGGGCCGAGCTGCGCGGTCGCTATGGCCTCGGCCGCGATCCGTTCGCGCCGCGCGACAACATCCTCGCGGGCACGGCCTATCTGCGCGAGATGCTCGACCGCTACGGCAATGTCGCGGCGATGCTGGCGGCCTACAATGCAGGGCCGGCGCGGCTCGACCAGCATCTCGCGACCGGCCGTGCGCTGCCCGCCGAAACCCGCGCCTATGTCGCGGCGATCCTGCCGGCAATCGGCGTGAAAGCCGACCTCCGCGCCGCCGCCATGCTGCGCGGCAAGCGCCGCGGATGGCGGGATGCGCCGCTCTTCGTCGGCGCGCCCGGCGATGCGGCCGCCTCCCTACCGGCGCGCCGTCAGCCTGCCGTCGCGCCGCAGTCCGGCGACCTCTTCATCGCCCGTTCGGGCGCTGGAGGTCCGAGATGA